In a single window of the Dinghuibacter silviterrae genome:
- a CDS encoding SusC/RagA family TonB-linked outer membrane protein, producing MRKTLLLGALLLCSLWTFAQTRLLQGRVTDDQGQPAAFASVQLKRNHKGVAADADGRFSISVKAGDVLVISGTNITSKEITVGDEPSLNIVISHKSTTMTEVVVTALGQTQAKAKIGYATQTFNTAAINKNGVTGALDGLEGKIAGAEISNTGGPGSSTKVVLRSYGVISGGDNQPLYVVDGVPMSDAIFSGNTTGTDGADYGNGMNNINPNDIETITVLKGTAASSLYGSLAKNGAIMITTKRGRAGKLKVEYSGSFNMSQAGKLPTYQDEFGQGWGGVMVLDENGSWGPKYDGTIRPWGSIVNGKQLSKPFVAIKNPLRQFYVTGHEYNNNLALSGGSDANRFYFSYGNVSSDGIVPINGNTQQRNTLSFRTNSRYGNFTFNTSINYVGQILKVPNTGQGTSSGGGVYESVLQIPVDIPIKQFKDINNPFFNINNFFTPYAENPYFGLYNNGNQQKLDRIFGNLDFGYKFTPQLSAEFRLGADITNARTFEWKNSANALAGTWDGFPATNPEGIFAIRNPDYGGVAQGSDYYGLVNGDLILKYNADLGSGFSLDALAGGNYYTTSQRSELASITPIAVPGFYNLNNTGKPPTVTDQSGQYRKIGVYGQVTLGYKDQLYLTGNVRNDWSSALPINANSIFYPGADLSWVASSLFANSSTVSYLKFRAAYGKTGSDPAPYQTLAQLGTGNITLPFGSLTVPFNGVSGFGVSDQINNANLKPIFTNEWEGGVEARFLKDRIGLDATVYSKKTKGQIFAVPVAPSSGYATYVQNLGTIGNKGIELTLNVRPVETRNFTWNLTYVFSRDWNKVLELTGSSQDPLLFGFSSAVDAEMRAVVGKTVASIYTGIPQTNAAGQVVVNPVTGYPLPNTTGLYGLNLTKGYMGSGLYTYQMGLTNTFTYKNWTLSGSLDFRYGGVMYSGTANLSLFVGNAAPTVYNDRRPFIFPNSVISVGGGKYVPNTVFIGSPGGGGESDQYYNAYSESNSFSGAADQQRIIDKSFLKLRDVNLSYNLPGSWAAKIKASTASLGVYGRNFLLWTPKNNVYVDPEATDLGNDLQSEYGELTGPPLTKSYGVIVKIVF from the coding sequence ATGAGAAAAACACTACTGCTGGGGGCACTGTTGCTGTGCTCCTTATGGACGTTTGCCCAAACCAGACTGCTGCAAGGCCGGGTGACCGATGACCAGGGGCAGCCCGCCGCCTTTGCTTCCGTTCAGCTTAAAAGAAACCATAAAGGAGTAGCCGCCGACGCGGATGGTCGCTTTTCCATTTCGGTAAAAGCCGGGGATGTGCTGGTCATCAGCGGGACCAACATCACCTCCAAGGAAATTACCGTTGGCGACGAACCCAGCCTGAATATCGTCATCAGCCACAAAAGCACGACCATGACCGAAGTGGTCGTGACCGCGCTCGGCCAGACGCAAGCAAAGGCCAAGATCGGTTACGCCACACAAACGTTTAACACAGCCGCCATCAACAAAAACGGTGTCACCGGCGCTTTGGACGGATTGGAAGGAAAGATAGCCGGGGCAGAAATCTCCAATACCGGTGGACCCGGTTCTTCCACCAAAGTGGTGTTGAGGAGCTATGGGGTCATTTCCGGCGGCGATAACCAGCCCTTGTATGTCGTCGATGGGGTGCCTATGAGCGATGCCATCTTCTCCGGCAATACGACCGGAACAGACGGGGCCGACTATGGCAACGGGATGAACAATATCAATCCCAATGATATAGAAACCATCACGGTGCTAAAGGGTACGGCGGCATCCTCCCTGTACGGGAGCCTTGCGAAAAACGGCGCCATCATGATCACGACAAAGAGGGGTAGGGCAGGGAAGCTGAAAGTCGAATACAGCGGGTCCTTCAATATGAGCCAGGCCGGTAAGCTGCCCACCTACCAGGACGAATTCGGACAGGGTTGGGGCGGCGTCATGGTGCTGGATGAAAACGGCAGTTGGGGGCCCAAATACGATGGCACCATCCGGCCTTGGGGATCGATCGTGAACGGGAAGCAACTGAGCAAGCCCTTTGTGGCCATTAAGAATCCCTTGCGGCAGTTTTATGTCACCGGGCACGAATACAATAACAACCTGGCGCTCTCCGGTGGTTCCGACGCGAACCGGTTTTATTTCTCGTACGGCAATGTAAGCAGCGATGGGATCGTCCCGATCAACGGTAATACGCAGCAGCGCAATACCTTGTCCTTCCGGACCAATAGCCGCTATGGGAATTTCACGTTCAACACTTCCATCAACTATGTGGGCCAGATACTGAAGGTACCCAACACGGGTCAAGGCACCTCCTCCGGTGGCGGGGTCTATGAGTCCGTGCTGCAGATCCCGGTAGACATTCCCATCAAGCAATTTAAGGACATCAACAACCCGTTCTTCAATATCAATAATTTCTTTACCCCGTATGCGGAAAACCCTTACTTCGGGTTGTACAACAACGGGAACCAGCAGAAGCTGGACCGGATCTTCGGGAACCTGGACTTCGGCTATAAGTTCACCCCGCAGTTGAGTGCAGAATTCAGGCTGGGTGCGGACATTACCAATGCCCGGACCTTCGAATGGAAGAACTCCGCCAACGCGCTGGCGGGTACCTGGGACGGCTTTCCGGCCACCAACCCCGAAGGGATTTTTGCCATCAGGAACCCGGATTACGGCGGGGTGGCCCAGGGATCCGACTACTACGGCCTGGTCAACGGAGACCTCATCCTGAAGTACAATGCCGACCTGGGGAGTGGTTTTTCACTGGATGCATTGGCAGGGGGGAACTACTATACCACCAGCCAGCGGTCAGAGCTTGCGTCCATCACCCCCATCGCCGTTCCCGGGTTTTATAACCTGAACAATACGGGGAAACCGCCCACGGTGACCGACCAGTCGGGGCAATACCGGAAAATAGGCGTGTATGGACAGGTAACCCTCGGATACAAAGACCAGCTTTACCTTACCGGCAACGTCCGGAACGACTGGTCTTCCGCCTTGCCGATCAACGCCAACTCCATCTTCTATCCCGGCGCGGACCTTTCCTGGGTGGCGTCCTCCCTGTTCGCTAACAGCAGCACCGTCTCCTACCTGAAATTCCGGGCGGCCTACGGGAAGACCGGGTCCGACCCTGCCCCTTATCAAACCCTGGCCCAATTGGGGACCGGGAATATCACCCTTCCGTTTGGGTCCCTGACCGTACCGTTTAACGGGGTCAGCGGGTTCGGCGTCAGTGACCAGATCAATAACGCCAACCTGAAACCCATCTTTACCAATGAATGGGAAGGGGGTGTGGAAGCCAGGTTCCTGAAGGACCGGATCGGGTTGGACGCTACCGTCTATAGCAAAAAGACAAAGGGCCAGATATTTGCGGTACCGGTTGCCCCCTCCTCGGGATATGCGACCTATGTGCAAAACCTGGGTACGATCGGCAACAAGGGGATAGAGCTGACTCTTAACGTCCGTCCGGTAGAAACCAGGAATTTCACCTGGAACCTGACCTATGTCTTCAGCCGGGACTGGAACAAGGTGCTGGAGTTGACGGGCTCCTCCCAGGATCCGCTGCTGTTCGGGTTCTCTTCGGCCGTCGACGCCGAAATGCGCGCCGTGGTCGGCAAGACCGTGGCGTCCATTTACACGGGCATCCCCCAGACCAATGCAGCCGGACAAGTGGTGGTCAACCCGGTTACCGGGTACCCCTTGCCTAACACCACCGGGTTGTATGGCCTGAACCTGACCAAAGGATACATGGGCAGCGGTCTCTATACCTACCAAATGGGGCTGACGAATACCTTCACCTATAAGAACTGGACGCTGTCCGGGTCCCTCGATTTCCGCTACGGTGGGGTGATGTACAGCGGCACGGCGAACCTGTCCTTGTTTGTGGGGAATGCGGCCCCGACGGTATACAATGACCGCCGTCCCTTCATTTTCCCCAACTCGGTGATTTCCGTTGGCGGTGGCAAATATGTCCCCAACACCGTCTTTATCGGTTCGCCCGGAGGCGGCGGGGAATCCGACCAGTATTACAACGCGTACTCGGAAAGCAATAGCTTCTCCGGCGCCGCCGATCAGCAAAGGATCATCGACAAGTCCTTCCTGAAATTGAGGGACGTCAACCTTTCCTATAACCTGCCGGGGTCCTGGGCCGCCAAGATCAAAGCGTCTACCGCTTCCCTGGGCGTGTACGGGCGGAATTTTTTGCTGTGGACACCGAAAAACAATGTGTATGTCGATCCTGAGGCCACAGACCTTGGCAACGACCTCCAGAGCGAATACGGTGAACTGACCGGGCCTCCCCTTACCAAAAGCTATGGGGTAATTGTGAAAATCGTCTTTTAA
- a CDS encoding SusD/RagB family nutrient-binding outer membrane lipoprotein, which produces MKIHNRYIVYSACLFALLLGATSCKRLLNINQNPNYPTLAQGTPAQVFPVAVLATAGSVGGNLAILGGMWSQIFTQASLSQQYTEVDSYNLTSTDVFVQGPWDQMFVDGLKNFQYVIAQADSVQDWNSYLMGTVMKAYTAATLVDLYGSTPYSNALEGITNLDPKFDSGYAIYTSLIAEIDTAQGKDFSANTNTNMGSQDLIFGGNMSSWQAFANTLKLKLYLRMVNAYPSVAQAGITALINSGVPLIGTSTGDASVTNFSNAPGQDNPLYEQNVRELNTPTNLRASVTMVSWLYANNDPRVNAYYGSTWGTPVLAIDQGNFRIISNTYGNANVFTETAKDPVEFVSMADSYFMQAEAAVRYYGGTNAQSLYNQGVTVAFGYTGYPSDTAAAFLATGGPYAWGAEMEGGKLLTPLAQIIRQKWAASGYGCHGIESYFDFNRTGFPAKSAVYSTSASYVPGQLVVVANSVLGSGLMPKRLIYPFDEQSRNTNALPTVPITTPVWWGL; this is translated from the coding sequence ATGAAAATACATAACAGATATATCGTTTACAGCGCCTGTTTGTTCGCGTTGTTATTGGGAGCGACCTCTTGTAAGCGGCTGCTCAACATCAATCAGAATCCGAACTATCCGACGCTGGCCCAAGGGACACCGGCCCAGGTATTCCCGGTCGCTGTCCTTGCAACGGCAGGCAGCGTGGGAGGGAACCTGGCCATCCTAGGCGGGATGTGGTCCCAGATTTTTACCCAGGCATCCCTTTCCCAACAATACACCGAAGTGGATTCCTATAACCTGACGAGCACCGACGTGTTCGTACAGGGCCCCTGGGATCAGATGTTTGTGGACGGCCTGAAGAACTTCCAATACGTCATCGCCCAGGCCGATTCCGTACAGGACTGGAACTCCTACCTGATGGGCACGGTCATGAAAGCATATACCGCTGCCACACTGGTGGATCTCTATGGGTCGACGCCTTATTCCAACGCCCTCGAAGGCATCACCAACCTGGACCCAAAGTTTGACAGCGGATATGCCATCTATACCAGCCTGATCGCGGAGATCGATACGGCCCAGGGGAAAGACTTTTCGGCCAACACCAATACCAATATGGGTAGCCAGGACCTGATATTTGGGGGTAACATGTCTTCCTGGCAGGCCTTCGCCAATACGCTAAAACTCAAGTTGTATCTGCGGATGGTCAACGCTTACCCGAGTGTCGCGCAGGCCGGGATCACCGCCCTGATCAATAGCGGGGTACCCCTCATTGGTACTTCCACGGGCGATGCCAGCGTAACGAATTTCTCGAACGCCCCCGGACAGGACAACCCCTTGTACGAACAAAATGTCCGGGAACTGAATACCCCGACAAACCTGAGGGCCAGCGTTACGATGGTCTCCTGGCTGTACGCCAATAACGATCCCCGGGTCAACGCGTACTATGGATCCACCTGGGGAACACCGGTCCTTGCGATCGATCAGGGGAATTTCCGTATCATCAGTAATACCTATGGGAACGCCAACGTGTTCACGGAGACGGCCAAAGACCCGGTAGAATTTGTTTCTATGGCGGACTCTTACTTTATGCAGGCGGAAGCTGCGGTTCGTTACTATGGAGGAACGAACGCCCAGAGCCTTTACAACCAGGGCGTCACCGTGGCTTTCGGCTATACGGGTTATCCGTCGGATACCGCCGCGGCCTTTCTGGCCACGGGCGGACCTTATGCCTGGGGCGCAGAAATGGAGGGCGGAAAGCTGCTCACCCCCCTTGCCCAGATCATCCGTCAGAAATGGGCCGCCAGCGGTTACGGCTGCCATGGTATAGAAAGTTACTTCGACTTCAACCGCACCGGGTTCCCGGCGAAGAGCGCCGTCTATTCGACCTCCGCGAGCTACGTACCGGGCCAGCTGGTGGTGGTGGCCAACTCCGTTTTGGGGTCGGGGCTGATGCCCAAGCGATTGATATATCCTTTTGACGAGCAGTCCAGGAATACCAATGCGCTGCCCACTGTTCCGATCACTACTCCTGTATGGTGGGGACTGTAA
- a CDS encoding lipid-binding protein, translating to MVKLFYSMILLAGLGLAASCTKTQNYGGTAVQKMANGWWVKAYSSVNGLVSITPPANPAGSDSAAGHIYITTYNTSGNTNDSLWADDLGAIGAYGPAGYDFKATLGANYTSYTISSAGTMNLYQTSNPVKYAVGQVFPKGGRSRTGVVTDSLILKIVFIANPTDTLTVEGVARTGFDADDWPASPYSPPA from the coding sequence ATGGTTAAGTTATTTTATAGCATGATCCTTCTGGCAGGTCTCGGGTTGGCGGCGTCCTGTACGAAGACACAGAACTATGGAGGCACGGCCGTCCAGAAGATGGCGAACGGGTGGTGGGTGAAAGCCTATTCCTCCGTCAACGGCCTTGTTTCTATCACCCCGCCCGCCAATCCCGCCGGCTCCGATTCGGCGGCGGGTCATATCTACATCACGACCTACAATACGTCCGGCAACACCAACGACTCGTTATGGGCCGATGACCTGGGCGCCATTGGTGCCTATGGCCCTGCGGGTTATGACTTCAAAGCGACGTTGGGTGCGAATTATACGAGCTATACCATTTCCTCGGCCGGGACGATGAACCTCTACCAGACCAGCAACCCGGTGAAGTATGCCGTTGGGCAAGTCTTTCCCAAGGGTGGGCGGTCCAGGACCGGGGTGGTGACCGATAGTCTCATTTTGAAGATCGTGTTTATCGCGAATCCAACCGATACATTGACCGTGGAAGGGGTGGCAAGGACCGGGTTTGATGCGGATGACTGGCCGGCATCGCCTTATTCGCCACCCGCATAA
- a CDS encoding SusC/RagA family TonB-linked outer membrane protein — protein sequence MRKLLSLLAVFGLLLSNVALAQNVPVRGKVLDDQGNIIPYASVKIKGARGGTVADADGIFNVKAKPGDVLVFTSAGYKAGEVTYSGQPMVTIQLSKVSQELSDVVVTALGVKRNKSALPYATQQVSGDELNRTPTTNFVDNLSGKVAGLNITAANTMGGSTNVILRGFKSLTQSNQALFVVDGIPYDNTNQSTGGFDLGNTASDLNPDDIESVSVLKGAAASALYGSRGNNGVIMITTKRGRASKGLGVTASFGVTVGTFDHSTLPTYQTTYGEGYGSAFASAGAPSPYFIYESVPGVNSGNPVQIVQTPIDAATGPIYDPSLMVYGWDAFSPGNPNFHKATAWQPAQHHNPTDFFVTPVTTTESILASGAGDKGTYKIGFTHSDDKDFMPSANMSKNLLNLNMTQNLSDMVNVGGSFNYSQEDAKNRYLYPYTGTTNIMTDFRQWWPTNVNIQELKSDYFRTLSNASWNWQDDGTYQSNTAGHIGIPAYHDNPYWVQNQMAETDTRSRYFGNAYLNFKPVPFVNILGRVTTDQYTMLVERRANVGSLETSFYDRRNLGYNETNYDLIATVDKNIAPGLNLRGLLGGTVRWDHTTTIDASTNGGLVVPGLYALSNSAKSIAAPSESDFRKQVSSEYGDLAFTYKETYTIEGTLRRDQSSALPTNNNTYYYPSVSGNIIFSKLVPNSTWYGKLYGNYAQVGNDVNSYAINNTFNAGTPFNGGTVYSQSTTNNNINLKPETNKTWEIGVETNFFHNRLGVTADYYHSVQSDQIQPNKVSTSTGFTYFYVNGGSLQNQGVELTINATPVRTKDFSWNISVNWAKNQGKVLSLYGGQPSYEISGYQNALQLVAEVGSYYNMRGTDYVYKNGQREIDNNGRYVISSNQLTDLGGIAPDWMGGVTNTFTYKDFTLSFLVDVKQGGHLYSLDMDYGSSSGLYPQNAGLNDQGKQVRAPLAQGGGIILKGVNENTGKANTVRIDESDINTGNYTFSSAYGQADRDFVYDASYIKLREANLTYTLPHKLFSGKAVIKGIDFSLAGRNLWIIHKNEPYADPEQGQASGNASIGFQNGAYPTIRQFSAIVKLKL from the coding sequence ATGAGAAAACTTCTAAGCCTTCTAGCCGTATTCGGCTTGCTTCTCAGCAATGTAGCACTTGCACAAAATGTCCCCGTCAGGGGGAAAGTCCTGGACGACCAGGGGAACATCATTCCCTATGCGTCCGTAAAGATCAAGGGCGCCCGTGGCGGTACCGTGGCTGATGCCGACGGTATTTTCAACGTTAAAGCCAAACCAGGTGACGTCCTCGTGTTCACTTCCGCCGGCTACAAGGCGGGGGAAGTGACCTACAGCGGCCAGCCGATGGTAACCATCCAACTATCCAAAGTATCCCAGGAACTGTCCGATGTGGTCGTTACAGCCCTGGGTGTAAAAAGAAACAAGTCGGCACTGCCCTATGCCACCCAACAGGTGTCCGGGGATGAACTGAACCGGACCCCGACCACCAATTTCGTGGACAACCTGTCCGGGAAGGTCGCCGGTCTGAACATCACTGCCGCCAACACCATGGGTGGTTCGACCAACGTCATCCTCCGCGGTTTCAAATCCCTGACCCAATCCAACCAGGCGTTGTTTGTCGTGGACGGTATCCCTTACGACAACACCAACCAGAGCACGGGTGGTTTTGACCTTGGTAACACCGCCTCCGACCTGAACCCGGACGACATCGAGTCCGTCAGCGTCCTGAAAGGCGCTGCGGCATCCGCCCTTTATGGCTCCCGCGGGAACAACGGGGTCATCATGATCACGACCAAAAGGGGCCGCGCCAGCAAAGGTCTTGGTGTGACCGCCTCCTTTGGCGTTACAGTGGGCACCTTCGACCATAGCACCCTGCCGACGTACCAAACAACGTACGGGGAAGGTTATGGTAGCGCGTTTGCCTCGGCAGGCGCCCCCAGCCCTTACTTCATTTATGAATCCGTTCCGGGCGTGAACAGCGGGAACCCCGTTCAGATCGTCCAGACCCCCATCGACGCTGCTACCGGTCCCATCTACGACCCGAGCCTGATGGTGTATGGCTGGGATGCCTTCTCTCCGGGGAACCCCAACTTCCACAAGGCGACGGCCTGGCAGCCGGCGCAGCACCACAACCCGACCGACTTTTTTGTGACCCCGGTCACCACTACCGAAAGCATCTTAGCCAGCGGTGCCGGTGACAAAGGGACCTACAAGATCGGGTTTACGCACTCCGACGACAAGGACTTCATGCCGAGCGCCAATATGTCGAAAAACCTGCTGAACCTGAACATGACGCAAAACCTCAGCGACATGGTCAACGTCGGCGGTTCGTTCAACTACTCCCAGGAAGACGCCAAGAACCGGTACCTCTACCCCTATACGGGTACCACCAACATCATGACGGACTTCCGCCAGTGGTGGCCCACCAACGTCAACATCCAGGAACTGAAAAGCGACTACTTCCGGACGCTGTCCAACGCCAGTTGGAACTGGCAGGACGATGGGACCTACCAAAGCAACACCGCCGGTCATATCGGTATCCCGGCTTACCACGACAACCCCTACTGGGTTCAAAACCAGATGGCAGAAACGGATACCCGTTCCCGGTATTTCGGTAACGCTTACCTCAACTTCAAACCCGTTCCCTTCGTCAACATCCTGGGCCGTGTGACCACGGACCAATACACGATGCTGGTCGAGCGACGCGCCAATGTCGGCAGCCTGGAGACGTCTTTTTACGACCGCAGGAACCTCGGCTATAACGAAACCAACTACGACCTGATCGCCACCGTCGATAAGAACATCGCACCCGGGCTGAACCTGAGGGGCTTGTTGGGTGGTACCGTCCGTTGGGACCACACGACGACCATCGACGCCTCCACCAACGGCGGGCTGGTCGTCCCCGGTTTGTACGCCTTGTCCAACTCGGCGAAGAGCATCGCCGCTCCGAGTGAATCCGATTTCCGCAAACAGGTGTCGAGCGAATACGGTGACCTGGCCTTTACGTACAAAGAGACCTACACTATTGAGGGTACCCTTCGTCGTGACCAGTCCTCCGCGCTGCCCACGAACAACAATACGTACTATTATCCTTCGGTGTCCGGTAACATCATCTTCTCCAAGCTGGTACCGAATTCGACCTGGTATGGCAAGTTGTACGGGAACTACGCCCAGGTCGGTAACGACGTGAACTCGTACGCCATCAACAATACCTTCAATGCAGGGACTCCTTTCAACGGAGGTACGGTGTACTCGCAAAGTACGACCAACAACAACATCAACTTAAAGCCGGAAACCAACAAGACCTGGGAAATCGGTGTGGAAACCAACTTCTTCCACAACCGTCTCGGTGTCACGGCAGACTATTATCACTCGGTACAAAGCGACCAGATCCAGCCGAACAAGGTCTCTACATCGACCGGGTTCACCTACTTCTATGTCAACGGAGGGTCCTTACAGAACCAGGGGGTCGAGCTGACCATCAATGCTACGCCCGTCCGGACCAAGGATTTCAGCTGGAACATCTCGGTCAACTGGGCCAAGAACCAGGGCAAGGTGCTGAGCCTGTACGGCGGTCAGCCTTCTTATGAAATATCCGGTTATCAAAACGCCCTCCAACTGGTGGCCGAAGTGGGGAGCTACTACAACATGAGGGGTACGGACTATGTCTATAAGAACGGCCAAAGGGAAATCGACAACAACGGCCGTTACGTGATCAGCAGCAACCAGCTGACCGACTTGGGCGGCATCGCCCCCGACTGGATGGGGGGTGTTACGAACACCTTTACCTACAAAGACTTCACCCTGAGCTTCCTGGTGGATGTGAAACAAGGCGGTCACCTCTACTCTTTGGATATGGACTATGGTTCTTCCTCCGGTCTGTATCCCCAGAACGCCGGTTTGAACGACCAGGGCAAACAGGTACGCGCCCCGCTGGCGCAAGGCGGCGGGATCATCCTGAAAGGGGTGAACGAAAACACCGGCAAGGCCAATACGGTCCGTATCGACGAATCCGACATCAACACCGGCAACTATACGTTTAGCTCCGCCTACGGCCAGGCCGACCGGGACTTCGTATACGACGCTTCTTATATCAAGCTGAGGGAAGCAAACCTGACCTATACCCTACCGCACAAACTGTTCTCGGGTAAGGCGGTCATCAAAGGGATTGACTTTTCACTAGCAGGACGCAACCTGTGGATCATCCACAAGAACGAACCCTATGCCGACCCCGAACAAGGGCAGGCCTCCGGGAACGCTTCCATAGGCTTCCAAAACGGGGCTTATCCGACGATCCGCCAGTTCTCCGCTATCGTTAAACTCAAACTCTAA
- a CDS encoding SusD/RagB family nutrient-binding outer membrane lipoprotein produces the protein MKKLTYLFLSISVLASSCVKNTSLLAVDPKSPTSVPSASLFLSAEKNLFDNYTSTSVSSAPFRVLSQEWTENTYVYEAQYNFSAYNAPDNWWANIYEQILGNLTAAKAAFPTDVPDPVTLRHSLDIADIMEVQAYYWLIATYGNVPYSQAENRTIPFPKYDDAKTIAKDLFTRLDSSIAGLAVAGGTMTSSEEQVYGGSLTAWTKFAATLKLKLAMLIADEDATTASTEALAAVATGVFSSNADNAVLAYDPSSPGNSNPLYQALVYSKRHDFITTNLLVNTMNGWADPRVPLYFQTDKNGNYTGGTPGAGNGYKTASDFSLTIQQPAFPGDLLDYTQSEFLMAEAAARGIAVGGTAASHYANAITASIEFWYAASGLTQTAADAAAATYLAQPSVAYATATGTWQQKIGYQQWIADYNMNWDSWTVIRRLGYPDLDVVNPPTGAQGNLPLRFYYPLAEQTTNSVNWKAAEATLPGGVDVVSAKLWFMP, from the coding sequence ATGAAAAAGCTGACATATTTATTCCTTTCGATATCGGTGCTGGCGTCCTCTTGCGTAAAGAATACTTCTCTTTTGGCCGTGGACCCCAAAAGCCCGACTTCCGTTCCCTCGGCTTCGTTGTTCCTGAGCGCGGAAAAGAACCTGTTTGACAACTACACGTCGACCAGCGTGTCCTCTGCGCCCTTCCGGGTGTTGTCCCAGGAATGGACGGAGAATACCTACGTGTACGAGGCACAGTATAACTTCTCCGCGTATAACGCCCCGGACAACTGGTGGGCCAACATCTATGAGCAAATCCTGGGGAACCTGACCGCTGCCAAGGCTGCTTTTCCCACGGACGTACCGGATCCCGTCACGCTGCGCCACAGCCTGGACATAGCCGACATCATGGAAGTGCAGGCGTACTACTGGCTGATCGCCACTTACGGCAATGTGCCTTATTCACAAGCCGAAAACCGGACGATCCCGTTCCCGAAGTATGACGACGCCAAGACGATCGCAAAAGACCTATTCACCCGTCTGGACAGCTCCATCGCCGGTCTGGCGGTAGCGGGTGGAACCATGACCTCCTCAGAGGAGCAGGTGTACGGTGGGTCTCTTACCGCGTGGACCAAGTTTGCGGCTACCCTGAAGCTCAAACTGGCGATGCTGATCGCCGACGAAGACGCGACCACGGCGAGCACGGAAGCGCTGGCCGCCGTTGCTACAGGGGTGTTCTCTTCGAATGCGGACAATGCCGTGCTGGCGTATGACCCTTCTTCTCCCGGCAATTCAAACCCCTTGTACCAGGCCCTGGTATACAGCAAGCGCCACGACTTCATCACCACCAACCTGTTGGTCAATACGATGAACGGTTGGGCTGATCCCCGTGTGCCGCTGTACTTCCAGACCGACAAGAACGGGAACTATACCGGGGGTACACCCGGCGCGGGTAACGGGTACAAGACGGCTTCCGACTTTAGCCTGACGATCCAGCAGCCTGCTTTCCCCGGCGACCTCCTGGACTATACCCAGTCAGAATTCCTGATGGCGGAAGCCGCCGCCCGCGGTATCGCCGTCGGTGGAACCGCCGCCAGCCACTATGCCAACGCCATCACCGCGTCTATAGAGTTCTGGTATGCCGCTTCCGGTCTGACCCAGACCGCCGCGGACGCTGCTGCCGCCACTTACCTGGCCCAGCCGTCGGTGGCCTACGCTACAGCGACCGGGACCTGGCAGCAAAAGATCGGTTACCAGCAATGGATTGCCGATTATAACATGAACTGGGATTCCTGGACGGTGATCCGCCGCCTGGGGTATCCTGACCTCGATGTGGTCAATCCTCCGACCGGTGCCCAAGGCAACCTGCCGTTGCGGTTCTACTACCCGCTCGCGGAACAAACCACCAACTCCGTCAACTGGAAGGCCGCCGAGGCGACCCTGCCCGGTGGAGTGGATGTCGTGAGCGCCAAGCTGTGGTTCATGCCGTAA